The DNA window GAGGCATTGGGAGCAAGGCTTAAGGAGTTGCGGCTCAAGTCGGGAATATCTCAGATGAAACTTGCTGAACTCCTTGGCTTGAATCCCACCCATGGATATAAATACATCCTGCGCCTGGAAAAGGGTCTTGTTCCCAATCCCACAATGAGAACAATTACCGGCTACCTTAATGTTTGTGGCGCAAACTGGCAGGATATTGCCGATGTTCTGCCGGTAATCGGAACCGCAACGGCAGAATCCAAACAGGAGGAGAAAAAAACAGCAGAACCGGTTGTGCATCTCCCCTACCAGCCGGAAAAAACAAAAACCCAGCCCGAAGATAAACTCCTGTTAGTAACGGGGCTAAAGAAAAAGGAGGCTTCAACACCGGATTTCTGGCAACTGGTTGCAAAGGCGCAAAGGCTCTCCAATGAGGTTTTGCGCTTGCACCACCTTTCCCCAACCAGCCGGCGCCTTTTTTACTCTTTTGTCCGCGCGGTGTGTACGGTGGTTGCGCAAACGCCCCAGGAGGAGGCGGTTCCAAGCCAGTTAAATTCACTTATTAAACAGGCGGTGAAACAGGGGCTTGATGAAAATCTCCTCAACCGGCTCAAAACAGTCTGCCTCAACCTCTGGGCAGAAAAGGAAACTGGGTAAAGGGTGAAGACAGTTCAGGGATCAACCATTGCTTGCCGCTCGTTAATATTTCTGTTTTTTATCAAGAGCATCTTGTATTCCTTTGAGCCTCTTGTTCCTGAATCCGGCAGTCATTTTGCTGATACCGCAATTGCGCCCCATATCCGCTGCCATCTTTCCCAAAACCTCGCTCCCCATGCAAGAAATATCCTGAATGAGGCGCGGATTATCACGAGCCTTTATAACGCCTGGTTCGGTCCGGCACCTTTTCCTGAAATTGTGATTGTTGATAAAGGACTTATCAATGCGGACACCACCGTGGCAGAAAATACGGTCATTATCCAGCCGCCGGTTCCTTTTACCCGTCTATTTGAGCGCCACCTTGCCAAAGAGATTGCCCGCATCTGGTTTGATGGAAAAAAGTCAAACGAGCCGTTTCTTTCCTTTGGTCTGCCAGCATATTGTGCCAGCCGGTATCTTGAGGCTGTTTATGATGATGGCAACCTGCTTGACCTGCCAGCTCCTATTCCATTCCTTTCTAAAATCCCTGACCTTTATCTGCATCAGGTATATTTCTATGTTTTTGGGGTCAACAACCTCACTAAATCCCTTGACCAGTATGAAGAAAAGCCACCTGATGGGTTCACCATTAACGCCTTGGAATCCCAGACGGTTCTGCTTCTAAAGGTTCTTGAAGAGGAACTGGGCAAAGAGGTGATTGACAGTGGTATCAGGCGCTTTCGCCATTCTGCCAAAACTGTGCCGGCATTTCTTGCCTGCCTCAGCGCAACTAGTGGACCAGAAAAGGAGGTCCTTATCAATCGCCTTTTCCGTCAGGATGGCAGCCAGGATTTAAGGGTTGAGCGGGTTTTCCGTCAGGGTGAAAATGTGGTTATCAACCTGAAGGCGCGCACGCCGCTAAATTTCCCGATAGAGGTGAAAACGGTCTTTGCCGACAAATCCTTTCGGATTGACACGGTCAATTTGGGCAAAACACAGGTTATCTTTCCCACCGAAAAGAAGGTCAAACAGGTCCTCCTTGAGCCCAAAAACAGGGTTCTTGAGACTGACCGCTGGAACAACTTTTATCCCCGCAAGATTACATTTAGACCCATCTTTGCCCTGCCCGATTTTGAGGCTTATCAGATATTTTACGGACCCTGGTTCTGGTATGACAACTATCGGGGATTTCAGCCCGGAATCTGGTTTCAGGGCAGAAGGTTCATTGATGCTGGACCGGTGCGGGGAGAGCACAACTGGACCTTAATCCATAACTACGCCTCAAAAAAGTCCGACTGGCACACCGGCATAAGCTATCAAACCCCGGTGCTCTTTTACCCTAAACGGCTCAGGCTTTACATTGCGGCTGACAACTCCTTTCGCGACCGGGGCATCAAAACCTATTTTACTGCAGAAATCGGCCATCCCTTCCGCCTGCCCAAAAATGAGATTCAGTTTGGCTACCGGCTCTATGAACTGATTGATACCACTGGCAGGGACAGCCGCGCCTGGAACCGGGCAAGAACCGCAGAGATCAGAGCAAGGCTCTTTCGCACCCATAAATACCCATATTTCTCCTGCCGGCACGAGTTGCTATATGCTCAGGGTATGAAACCCATCCTCTCCCAATACAACTACTCCAAAATCAGCCTTGAGGAAAACCTCATTATCTCTCCCTTCAAACCCCTCTCCCTTTCCTTGCGCCTTTTTGCCGGTGCAATCAAGGGCAATGTCCCCTTGCAGGAGCGCTTCTATCTTTCGGGCGGGCTTTCCTATACCAATGCTGAACCAATCTCCTGGGCTTATGAAGGGATGGCATCTGGTCAGGAGCACTGGCACTACGATGGCGATGTTAACTGCCGGGGTTATTACGGTCTTTATCGCTC is part of the candidate division WOR-3 bacterium genome and encodes:
- a CDS encoding helix-turn-helix transcriptional regulator, with product MGNKKKAKLEGLEALGARLKELRLKSGISQMKLAELLGLNPTHGYKYILRLEKGLVPNPTMRTITGYLNVCGANWQDIADVLPVIGTATAESKQEEKKTAEPVVHLPYQPEKTKTQPEDKLLLVTGLKKKEASTPDFWQLVAKAQRLSNEVLRLHHLSPTSRRLFYSFVRAVCTVVAQTPQEEAVPSQLNSLIKQAVKQGLDENLLNRLKTVCLNLWAEKETG